A region of Streptomyces sp. WMMC500 DNA encodes the following proteins:
- the rpsN gene encoding 30S ribosomal protein S14, with amino-acid sequence MAKTSKIAKNERRRAVVARYAARRAELKELIRKPSTPPDVREAAQRELRAQPRDASPTRVRNRDGVDGRPRGYFRAFGLSRINLRTHAHAGHLPGVRKSSW; translated from the coding sequence ATGGCGAAGACCAGCAAGATCGCGAAGAACGAGCGGCGGCGGGCCGTCGTCGCCCGCTACGCCGCGCGCCGCGCAGAACTGAAGGAACTCATCCGCAAGCCCTCCACGCCGCCTGACGTGCGCGAGGCGGCCCAGCGTGAGCTGCGGGCGCAACCTCGCGACGCCAGCCCCACCCGGGTACGCAACCGCGACGGCGTCGACGGCCGCCCCCGCGGCTACTTCCGCGCCTTCGGCCTGTCGCGCATCAACCTCCGCACCCACGCCCACGCCGGACACCTGCCCGGCGTCCGCAAGTCGAGCTGGTGA
- a CDS encoding SDR family oxidoreductase, which yields MSSPRPDGRERQPARAPLTCLVTGASGYLGGRLVPELLEAGHRVRCLARSPDKLRDHPWAGEAEVVRGDVTDEESTAAAMRGIDVAYYLVHALGSGAGFEETDRRAAHVFARQAHAAGVRRIVYLGGLTPRGVPERELSPHLRSRAEVGRIFLDGPVPATVLRAAIVIGSGSASFEMLRYLTERLPVMVTPRWVHTRIQPIGVRDVLRYLVGSATMPRDVDRAFDIGGPDIVSYRQMMSRYAETAGLRKRLVVPVPVLTPGLSSHWIGLVTPVPAAIARPLTESLRHEVVCQEHDIARYVPDLPGRPLSFDEALALALRRVGEARVPTRWSSAAVPGAPSDPLPTDPDWAGGSLYEDDRQLSVGVSPERLWKVIEGIGGENGWYSFPLAWAVRGRLDRFAGGVGLRRGRRDAERLRVGDSLDFWRVEEIEPGHLLRLRAEMRMPGLAWLEMYAEQDVDGRTRYRQRALFHPRGLLGHAYWWSVFPFHNIVFGGMARNITRAAGGAQGGDPSGAAGARPAAGARAR from the coding sequence GTGTCGAGCCCTCGTCCTGACGGCCGTGAGCGTCAGCCTGCCCGGGCCCCGCTGACCTGCCTGGTCACCGGGGCGTCCGGGTACCTCGGCGGGCGTCTGGTGCCGGAGCTGCTGGAGGCCGGCCACCGCGTGCGGTGTCTGGCCCGTTCACCCGACAAGCTCCGCGACCACCCCTGGGCCGGCGAAGCCGAGGTCGTGCGCGGGGACGTCACGGACGAGGAGTCGACGGCGGCGGCGATGCGCGGGATCGACGTCGCGTACTACCTGGTGCACGCCCTCGGCTCCGGTGCCGGGTTCGAGGAGACCGACCGGCGCGCCGCGCATGTCTTCGCCCGGCAGGCGCACGCCGCGGGCGTGCGCCGGATCGTGTACCTCGGCGGGCTCACGCCCCGGGGCGTACCGGAGCGGGAGCTCTCCCCGCACCTGCGTTCCCGCGCCGAGGTCGGGCGGATCTTCCTGGACGGGCCCGTGCCCGCCACCGTGCTGCGGGCGGCCATCGTGATCGGTTCCGGGTCGGCCTCGTTCGAGATGCTGCGCTATCTGACCGAGCGGTTGCCGGTCATGGTCACCCCCAGATGGGTGCACACCCGCATCCAGCCCATCGGCGTCCGCGACGTGCTGCGCTATCTGGTCGGCTCCGCCACCATGCCGCGGGACGTGGACCGGGCCTTCGACATCGGCGGTCCCGACATCGTGAGCTACCGGCAGATGATGAGCAGGTACGCCGAGACGGCCGGGCTGCGGAAGCGGCTCGTCGTGCCGGTGCCGGTGCTCACGCCGGGGTTGTCCAGCCACTGGATCGGGCTCGTCACCCCCGTGCCCGCCGCCATCGCCCGGCCCCTCACGGAGTCGCTGCGCCACGAGGTCGTCTGCCAGGAGCACGACATCGCCCGGTACGTGCCCGACCTCCCCGGCCGGCCGCTGTCCTTCGACGAGGCGCTGGCCCTGGCGCTGCGCCGGGTGGGCGAAGCCCGCGTGCCCACCCGCTGGTCGTCCGCCGCCGTGCCCGGCGCCCCCAGCGACCCGCTGCCCACCGACCCCGACTGGGCGGGCGGCAGCCTGTACGAGGACGACCGGCAGCTTTCCGTCGGCGTGTCCCCGGAACGGCTGTGGAAGGTGATCGAGGGCATCGGCGGCGAGAACGGCTGGTACTCCTTCCCCCTCGCCTGGGCGGTCAGGGGCCGGCTCGACCGGTTCGCCGGCGGCGTCGGCCTGCGCCGCGGCCGGCGCGACGCCGAGCGGCTGCGGGTCGGCGACTCGCTGGACTTCTGGCGCGTCGAGGAGATCGAGCCCGGGCACCTGCTGCGGCTCCGGGCGGAGATGCGGATGCCGGGGCTGGCGTGGCTGGAGATGTACGCCGAGCAGGACGTCGACGGACGCACCCGCTACCGGCAGCGCGCGCTGTTCCACCCCCGCGGGCTACTCGGCCACGCCTACTGGTGGTCGGTGTTCCCGTTCCACAACATCGTCTTCGGCGGCATGGCCCGCAACATCACCCGGGCCGCGGGCGGTGCCCAGGGCGGTGACCCGAGCGGTGCCGCGGGCGCCCGGCCGGCCGCCGGGGCCCGGGCCCGGTGA
- a CDS encoding DUF6228 family protein: MIDYDDSGRPVVQVGDSGPARLLLSEPTRRYEDELTLDFLIRARGPWGSVETTVETWDGDGLDTFLASLAEDFRGWKGARTWHSLCYDLTLSAEHHAGGHVRLTWGIHDRAPSEEWQFETTTVHAAGEGMRNLTAEINTFITSVAE, encoded by the coding sequence GTGATCGACTACGACGATTCAGGCCGCCCCGTGGTCCAGGTGGGGGACTCCGGGCCGGCACGCCTGCTCCTCTCGGAGCCAACCCGGCGGTACGAGGACGAACTGACACTCGACTTCCTCATCAGGGCCCGCGGACCCTGGGGAAGTGTCGAGACCACGGTGGAGACCTGGGACGGCGACGGTCTCGACACCTTCCTCGCCTCACTTGCCGAGGACTTCCGGGGCTGGAAGGGAGCGCGCACGTGGCACTCCCTCTGCTACGACCTGACTCTCTCGGCGGAACACCACGCTGGTGGCCACGTCAGACTGACCTGGGGGATCCACGACCGGGCACCCTCGGAGGAATGGCAGTTCGAGACCACCACGGTGCACGCAGCGGGGGAGGGCATGCGCAACCTCACCGCCGAGATCAACACGTTCATCACGAGCGTCGCCGAGTAG
- a CDS encoding anchored repeat ABC transporter, substrate-binding protein, translating to MTPRTARRRGALRTASAGATAMAALALVLAGCEGHARPDAAEENPDAELRVVTTTEILADLVRRVGGERVQVDSVVPPGGDPHSYEPTPQDAEKVTEADVTFTNHLLLEEHALIKTVDANAREGTPNVSLAEASETYGANVIPLVEDVGLDVLWLGLRVRGDGEARGAGRSSDILLSATDVSGPGELVAYLTESLGKPNRYFDSTDGFSAADTTSLPPAAHTHLNWAFTEPGVYELTLQARLKNPGGEPQPVGEGTFTFAVGVDPHTVADKGDTILDEGHTDLTVNIDTGRMSAYTDLRTGGEEQEEIPPGDVVVDVPNRAIEEVPKEEEFSFLGRPGEPVHQLPQAVLGKHVHGEIDPHLWQDVQNAKAYAQLIRDTLKKADPQGADAYDAGSRAYARELDDLDRYVGDQIGRIPAERRQLITTHDAFGYLADAYGMTVAGFVVPNPAQEPSADDVEKLTRTINNLGVPAVFMEPNLVRRASVLTQVAEDQGVEVCKLYGDAFDENTRHYTDMMRHNADELRRCLGGSA from the coding sequence ATGACGCCCCGTACCGCGCGCCGTCGAGGTGCGCTGCGCACCGCGTCCGCCGGCGCGACCGCCATGGCCGCCCTCGCGCTGGTGCTCGCCGGGTGCGAGGGCCACGCCCGTCCGGACGCGGCGGAGGAGAACCCGGACGCGGAGCTGAGGGTCGTGACCACCACGGAGATCCTCGCCGACCTGGTCCGCCGGGTCGGCGGGGAGCGCGTGCAGGTCGACTCGGTCGTGCCGCCCGGAGGCGATCCGCACTCCTACGAGCCCACCCCGCAGGATGCGGAGAAGGTCACCGAGGCCGACGTCACCTTCACCAACCACCTGCTGCTGGAGGAGCACGCCCTGATCAAGACCGTCGACGCCAACGCCCGCGAGGGCACGCCGAACGTCTCGCTCGCCGAGGCGTCGGAGACCTACGGCGCGAACGTCATCCCGCTGGTCGAGGACGTCGGCCTGGACGTGCTCTGGCTGGGCCTGCGGGTGCGCGGCGACGGCGAGGCGCGCGGCGCCGGCCGCTCCTCCGACATCCTGCTGTCGGCGACCGACGTGAGCGGGCCGGGCGAGCTGGTGGCGTACCTGACCGAGTCCCTGGGGAAGCCGAACAGGTACTTCGACTCCACCGACGGCTTCTCCGCGGCGGACACCACCTCCCTGCCGCCGGCCGCACACACCCATCTCAACTGGGCCTTCACCGAACCCGGGGTGTACGAACTCACCCTTCAGGCCCGCCTGAAGAACCCCGGCGGCGAGCCGCAGCCGGTGGGCGAGGGCACGTTCACGTTCGCGGTCGGCGTCGACCCGCACACCGTGGCGGACAAGGGCGACACCATCCTCGACGAGGGACACACCGACCTGACGGTCAACATCGACACCGGACGGATGTCCGCGTACACCGACCTGCGCACCGGCGGCGAGGAGCAGGAGGAGATACCGCCGGGCGACGTCGTCGTCGACGTGCCCAACCGCGCGATCGAAGAGGTGCCGAAGGAGGAGGAGTTCTCCTTCCTCGGCCGGCCGGGAGAGCCGGTCCACCAGCTTCCGCAGGCCGTCCTGGGCAAGCACGTGCACGGAGAGATCGACCCCCATCTGTGGCAGGACGTGCAGAACGCGAAGGCGTACGCGCAGTTGATCCGCGACACGCTGAAGAAGGCCGACCCGCAGGGCGCGGACGCGTACGACGCGGGCAGTCGCGCGTACGCGCGTGAACTGGACGACCTCGATCGCTACGTGGGCGACCAGATCGGCCGGATTCCCGCGGAACGGCGGCAGTTGATCACCACGCACGACGCGTTCGGCTACCTGGCCGACGCCTACGGCATGACCGTCGCCGGCTTCGTCGTGCCCAACCCGGCCCAGGAGCCCAGCGCGGACGACGTCGAGAAGCTGACCCGCACGATCAACAACCTCGGCGTCCCGGCCGTGTTCATGGAGCCCAACCTCGTCCGGCGCGCCTCGGTGCTCACCCAGGTGGCCGAGGACCAGGGCGTGGAGGTGTGCAAGCTGTACGGCGACGCCTTCGACGAGAACACCCGGCACTACACCGACATGATGCGGCACAACGCCGACGAGTTGCGCCGCTGTCTCGGAGGCTCCGCCTGA
- the rpmB gene encoding 50S ribosomal protein L28, producing MSARCQMTGRTPGFGNNVSHSHRRTRRRFDPNIQRKRYWLPSERRYVRLTLSAKGIKAIDVMGIESAVARMRARGEKI from the coding sequence ATGTCTGCCCGATGCCAGATGACGGGGCGCACGCCCGGCTTCGGCAACAACGTCTCCCACTCCCACCGCCGCACCCGCCGGCGCTTCGACCCCAACATCCAGCGCAAGCGCTACTGGCTGCCCAGCGAGCGCCGGTACGTCCGGCTGACGCTGAGTGCCAAGGGCATCAAGGCCATCGACGTCATGGGCATCGAGAGCGCGGTCGCGCGGATGCGCGCCCGGGGGGAGAAGATCTGA
- a CDS encoding helix-turn-helix transcriptional regulator: protein MPIAVDIDVMLARRKMSVGELADRVGITPANLAVLKNGRAKAVRFATLAALCEVLKCQPGDLLRWEAEDTAGE, encoded by the coding sequence ATGCCGATCGCCGTCGACATCGACGTCATGCTGGCCAGGCGGAAGATGTCCGTGGGCGAGCTCGCGGACCGCGTGGGGATCACGCCCGCCAATCTGGCGGTACTCAAGAACGGCCGCGCCAAGGCGGTGCGCTTTGCGACGCTCGCCGCGCTCTGCGAGGTGCTCAAGTGCCAGCCGGGCGACCTGCTTCGCTGGGAGGCCGAGGACACCGCGGGCGAATAA
- a CDS encoding M23 family metallopeptidase, which translates to MSSPHGRHRARRAPSGARKLATRASAAGATLALPVIGASTAFAGEDTTYIVASGDTLSVIAAEQDVDGGWKTLYENNRSVIGDDPDLIAPGMELSLDGPAAGSAGGSATDADNASYGTDTAADEPTAVMPVDGSTPTAGYEASGAHWENGHTGQDWSVPVGTTVKAAAKGTVVEAGWDESFGYQIVIKHGDQDYTHYAHLSQIDVSVGATTGMGEAIAKSGATGNVTGPHLHFEVRTTPEYGSAKDPVAWLKNHGVTVSNPA; encoded by the coding sequence ATGTCATCACCTCACGGCCGCCACCGAGCGCGCCGCGCCCCCAGCGGCGCCCGCAAGCTCGCCACCCGCGCCTCGGCGGCGGGCGCCACCCTCGCGCTGCCCGTCATCGGCGCGTCCACCGCCTTCGCCGGGGAAGACACCACGTACATCGTCGCCTCGGGCGACACCCTCTCCGTCATAGCAGCGGAGCAGGACGTCGACGGCGGCTGGAAGACGCTGTACGAGAACAACAGATCCGTCATCGGCGACGACCCGGACCTGATCGCCCCCGGCATGGAACTCTCCCTCGACGGCCCCGCCGCCGGCTCAGCCGGCGGATCCGCCACCGACGCCGACAACGCCTCGTACGGCACCGACACCGCCGCGGACGAGCCGACCGCCGTCATGCCCGTCGACGGCAGCACCCCGACGGCGGGCTACGAGGCGTCCGGCGCGCACTGGGAGAACGGCCACACCGGCCAGGACTGGTCGGTGCCCGTGGGCACGACGGTCAAGGCCGCGGCCAAGGGAACCGTCGTCGAGGCCGGCTGGGACGAGTCCTTCGGCTACCAGATCGTCATCAAGCACGGCGACCAGGACTACACCCACTACGCCCACCTCTCCCAGATCGACGTCTCCGTGGGCGCCACCACGGGCATGGGCGAGGCCATCGCCAAGTCCGGCGCCACCGGCAACGTCACGGGCCCGCACCTGCACTTCGAGGTCCGCACGACACCGGAGTACGGCTCGGCGAAAGACCCGGTCGCCTGGCTGAAAAACCACGGCGTGACCGTCTCGAACCCCGCCTGA
- a CDS encoding TIGR03773 family transporter-associated surface protein, which translates to MTRHRTRRALPLAGALLTALLTAAPVAALSPAQGDESEAAAKTGTGRTVVGDGHIDIGPRFDDGTWTVQIRDDTVEPPTWRNTDDVVLHVTDAAGVEVPGGEEFSFLGEPGGRVWLLPQAQQAGVLWPGWNSQEPEVAARVEREVTWQLTGVEGPGDFVLFLNGSFGAPQILFDGRKPLPQETGIETGSHVHGNWAFTEPGTYLIEVRMSATTKDGTEHEDTRTLRFSVGPQNPERAFAAAGAARGEHTPGASAGEEERTGPARDDVASSGEATDDSTAPLWWGVGAAALVAAVAGTLVWRRGRGPSAGGGER; encoded by the coding sequence ATGACCCGTCACCGCACCCGACGCGCCCTGCCCCTGGCCGGCGCGCTGCTGACCGCCCTGCTCACCGCCGCCCCCGTCGCGGCCCTCTCGCCCGCCCAGGGCGACGAGTCCGAGGCCGCGGCGAAGACGGGCACCGGCCGCACGGTCGTCGGCGACGGCCACATCGACATCGGCCCGCGCTTCGACGACGGCACCTGGACGGTGCAGATCCGCGACGACACCGTGGAGCCGCCGACGTGGCGGAACACCGACGACGTCGTCCTGCACGTCACCGACGCGGCCGGGGTCGAGGTGCCGGGGGGTGAGGAGTTCTCCTTCCTCGGCGAGCCCGGCGGCCGGGTGTGGCTGCTGCCGCAGGCGCAGCAGGCGGGGGTGCTGTGGCCGGGCTGGAACAGCCAGGAGCCCGAGGTCGCCGCCCGCGTCGAGCGCGAGGTGACCTGGCAACTGACCGGCGTCGAGGGCCCGGGCGACTTCGTGCTCTTCCTCAACGGCAGCTTCGGCGCCCCGCAGATCCTCTTCGACGGACGCAAGCCGCTGCCGCAGGAGACGGGCATCGAGACGGGCTCCCACGTCCACGGCAACTGGGCCTTCACCGAACCCGGCACGTACCTGATAGAGGTGCGGATGAGCGCGACCACCAAGGACGGCACCGAGCACGAGGACACCCGCACCCTGCGGTTCTCCGTGGGACCGCAGAACCCGGAGAGGGCCTTCGCCGCGGCCGGGGCGGCGCGGGGCGAGCACACCCCCGGGGCGTCCGCGGGCGAGGAGGAGCGAACGGGCCCCGCGCGGGACGACGTTGCGTCCTCGGGGGAGGCCACCGACGACTCCACCGCGCCGCTGTGGTGGGGCGTGGGAGCCGCCGCGCTGGTGGCGGCCGTCGCCGGCACCCTCGTCTGGCGCCGCGGCCGCGGCCCGAGCGCGGGCGGGGGCGAGCGGTGA
- a CDS encoding anchored repeat-type ABC transporter ATP-binding subunit, whose product MAIEDVDLAVRAGELVGLIGPNGAGKTTLLRAVLGLLIPSSGTIDLAGQPAVRGRGSVGYVPQRHEFAWDFPLPVHKAVMTGRTHLVGWLRRPGRADREAVDDALERVAMTGLRDRPIGELSGGQRQRVLVARALAVRPGLLLLDEPFTGLDVPTQELLTDLFTGLRTEGKALLMTTHDLPQAADIATRLCLLNRTVVADGEPAALRDPAIWLRAFGVTRSEALLTSLGVNR is encoded by the coding sequence ATGGCGATCGAGGACGTCGACCTGGCCGTACGGGCCGGGGAGCTGGTCGGCCTGATCGGCCCGAACGGGGCCGGCAAGACCACCCTGCTGCGCGCCGTCCTCGGCCTGCTCATCCCCTCCTCGGGCACGATCGACCTGGCGGGGCAGCCCGCGGTGCGGGGTCGCGGCAGCGTCGGCTACGTCCCCCAGCGCCACGAGTTCGCCTGGGACTTCCCGCTGCCCGTGCACAAAGCCGTGATGACCGGCCGCACCCACCTCGTCGGCTGGCTGCGCCGCCCCGGCCGCGCCGACCGCGAGGCCGTCGACGACGCGCTGGAGCGGGTGGCGATGACCGGGCTGCGCGACCGCCCCATCGGCGAGCTGTCCGGCGGGCAGCGCCAGCGCGTGCTGGTCGCCCGTGCCCTTGCCGTACGCCCCGGGCTGCTCCTGCTCGACGAACCGTTCACCGGACTCGACGTGCCCACCCAGGAGTTGCTCACCGACCTCTTCACCGGCCTGCGCACGGAGGGCAAAGCCCTGCTGATGACCACCCACGACCTCCCCCAGGCCGCCGACATCGCCACCCGGCTGTGCCTGCTCAACCGCACCGTCGTCGCCGACGGCGAACCCGCCGCCCTGCGCGACCCCGCGATCTGGCTGCGCGCCTTCGGCGTGACCAGGTCCGAGGCGCTGCTGACCTCACTGGGAGTCAACCGGTGA
- a CDS encoding DUF397 domain-containing protein has protein sequence MRDNVIAVASTLTSWRKSSYSGGNNGSCIEIADGHPTVPVRDSKDPHGPALVFTGDAWRSFVAAVKANEFPAA, from the coding sequence ATGCGTGACAACGTCATCGCCGTGGCGTCGACACTGACGTCGTGGCGTAAGTCCAGCTACAGCGGGGGGAACAACGGGAGCTGCATCGAGATCGCCGACGGCCACCCCACCGTCCCCGTACGCGACTCCAAGGACCCCCACGGCCCCGCCCTCGTCTTCACTGGCGACGCCTGGCGGTCCTTCGTGGCGGCGGTCAAGGCGAACGAGTTCCCCGCCGCCTGA
- a CDS encoding anchored repeat-type ABC transporter permease subunit, with protein sequence MSAVADFLTDPWQHVFMQRAFAVAVMCSIVSGVVGCHVVLRGMAFIGDAVSHAVFPGVAVAFVLEFNLVVGGAVAGLLTALAVAVFSQNRRLKEDSVIGVFFAAAFGLGIVILSTAPGYSGSLESFLFGQILGISNGDVRTVAVMGAVVLLAAAAVHKELVTVSLDRETARSAGLPVFGLDILLYALVTVTVVIALQAVGNILVLALLITPAACARLLTDRIGAMMALAPAIGAGSAIVGLYLSYHRNLAAGGLIVLVATGAFVLCWLFAPRHGLLAGRRKRDMRRTGGDAPVAREEPNAPAAAGPAGG encoded by the coding sequence GTGAGCGCCGTCGCCGACTTCCTCACCGACCCGTGGCAGCACGTGTTCATGCAGCGGGCGTTCGCCGTCGCGGTCATGTGCAGCATCGTCTCCGGCGTCGTCGGCTGCCACGTCGTGCTGCGCGGCATGGCCTTCATCGGCGACGCCGTCTCCCACGCGGTCTTCCCCGGGGTCGCCGTGGCCTTCGTCCTGGAGTTCAACCTCGTCGTCGGCGGGGCGGTGGCCGGACTGCTCACCGCGCTCGCGGTCGCGGTGTTCTCGCAGAACCGCCGGCTGAAGGAGGACAGCGTCATCGGCGTGTTCTTCGCCGCCGCCTTCGGCCTGGGCATCGTCATCCTCAGCACCGCCCCCGGCTACAGCGGCTCCCTGGAGTCGTTCCTCTTCGGCCAGATCCTCGGCATCAGCAACGGCGACGTCCGCACCGTCGCCGTGATGGGCGCGGTCGTCCTGCTCGCCGCCGCGGCCGTGCACAAGGAACTGGTCACCGTCAGCCTCGACCGCGAAACCGCAAGGTCCGCGGGCCTGCCGGTCTTCGGCCTGGACATCCTGCTCTACGCGCTCGTCACGGTCACCGTCGTCATCGCCCTCCAGGCCGTCGGCAACATCCTCGTCCTCGCCCTACTCATCACCCCCGCCGCCTGCGCACGGCTGCTGACCGACCGCATCGGCGCGATGATGGCCCTGGCCCCGGCCATCGGCGCCGGCTCCGCGATCGTCGGCCTGTACCTCTCGTACCACCGCAACCTCGCCGCCGGCGGACTCATCGTCCTCGTCGCCACCGGCGCCTTCGTCCTGTGCTGGCTCTTCGCACCCCGCCACGGGCTGCTCGCCGGGCGCCGCAAGCGCGACATGCGCCGGACGGGCGGCGACGCGCCCGTAGCGAGGGAGGAGCCGAACGCTCCGGCCGCGGCCGGACCGGCCGGGGGCTGA
- a CDS encoding DUF2975 domain-containing protein, with translation MGKLTVRALRVVLVVVLTGTVFVQALMVWALVSGSDPEDGSLPLTPLRVITILGIGTAQVALVCVWRLATMVRRETVFSHAAFRYVDVIIGAIVAAALVWFTVTALNAPGQRDDPGVTLIMGGVGVAILGVALIVLVLRMLLAQAVARYVEAAQMQAELDEVI, from the coding sequence ATGGGAAAGCTGACGGTGCGTGCGCTGCGCGTCGTGCTGGTGGTGGTGCTCACCGGCACCGTGTTCGTACAGGCACTGATGGTGTGGGCGTTGGTCAGCGGGAGCGACCCGGAGGACGGGTCGCTCCCGCTGACCCCGCTGCGGGTGATCACGATCCTGGGCATCGGGACGGCCCAGGTCGCACTGGTCTGTGTATGGCGACTGGCAACGATGGTGCGGCGCGAAACCGTGTTCTCCCACGCCGCCTTCCGGTACGTGGACGTCATCATCGGCGCGATCGTTGCGGCCGCTCTCGTGTGGTTCACGGTCACGGCCCTGAACGCGCCGGGCCAGCGGGACGACCCGGGCGTCACCCTCATCATGGGCGGGGTTGGCGTGGCCATCCTGGGCGTCGCGCTCATCGTGCTCGTGCTGCGGATGCTGCTCGCCCAGGCCGTCGCGCGCTACGTCGAAGCGGCACAGATGCAGGCCGAGTTGGACGAGGTGATCTGA
- a CDS encoding helix-turn-helix transcriptional regulator produces METCKTPRQKYGEELRLRRLAKGMTQEALAEVVVCSPTLISHFEAGRRLPRTEDAHRIDQALGTDGFFARWLVNLEGRYADHFAEAAELEQLAVVIKEFAALAVPGLLQTPDYARALFRAAQPNHTVEELDRRVVNRLERAQLLDDPQSPAVWTVLDEAVIRRVVGGRAVMAEQVEHILGLVDTGRIRLHVIPYSSGAHALMEGMLSLMSFDAMAPVAYVEGVHVGQLLDDPARVAACVTSYTLALGDALPPFESIALLRAAAEEFRNA; encoded by the coding sequence ATGGAGACGTGTAAGACCCCGCGCCAGAAGTACGGCGAGGAGTTGAGGCTCCGGCGGCTGGCGAAGGGCATGACGCAGGAGGCGCTGGCCGAGGTGGTGGTGTGTTCTCCCACGCTGATCAGCCACTTCGAGGCGGGGCGGAGGCTGCCCCGGACGGAGGACGCCCACCGGATCGACCAGGCCCTGGGCACCGACGGGTTCTTCGCGCGCTGGCTGGTGAACCTTGAGGGACGTTACGCGGACCACTTCGCGGAGGCGGCGGAGCTGGAGCAATTAGCGGTCGTCATCAAGGAGTTCGCCGCCCTGGCCGTCCCCGGGTTGCTCCAGACACCCGACTATGCGCGCGCCCTCTTCCGGGCCGCACAGCCCAACCACACGGTGGAGGAACTTGACCGACGAGTGGTCAACCGGCTTGAACGGGCCCAACTCCTCGACGATCCGCAGTCTCCGGCCGTGTGGACAGTCCTCGACGAGGCCGTCATCCGGCGTGTGGTCGGTGGCCGCGCGGTCATGGCCGAACAGGTGGAGCACATCCTCGGCCTGGTTGATACCGGGCGCATCCGGCTGCACGTGATCCCCTACTCCTCGGGGGCCCACGCGCTGATGGAGGGCATGCTCAGCCTTATGTCGTTCGACGCCATGGCACCGGTGGCATACGTTGAGGGAGTGCACGTGGGGCAGTTGCTGGATGATCCGGCGCGGGTTGCGGCGTGCGTCACGTCCTACACGCTCGCGCTGGGGGACGCACTGCCTCCGTTTGAATCCATCGCTCTCCTACGGGCGGCAGCAGAGGAGTTCCGCAATGCGTGA
- a CDS encoding nuclear transport factor 2 family protein — MHDHDHTESLRAAERRLQAAQLASDVDALSELLDDEGRFTGPDGHLYTKADDLRAHETGHQVLTSLREEDLRVLATAGTGVTWFLGTLEGSVGGQPLRARLRYTRTWLRDRAGWKIIAAHATFATDTPPGTGDGPHRG, encoded by the coding sequence ATGCACGACCACGATCACACCGAGAGCCTCCGCGCGGCAGAACGGCGCCTCCAGGCCGCCCAGCTCGCCTCCGACGTCGACGCACTGTCCGAGCTGCTCGACGACGAGGGCCGGTTCACCGGGCCGGACGGACACCTCTACACGAAGGCCGACGACCTACGCGCCCACGAGACCGGCCACCAGGTGCTGACCAGCCTCAGGGAAGAGGACCTGCGGGTGCTTGCCACCGCCGGCACCGGCGTCACCTGGTTCCTCGGCACGCTGGAGGGCTCGGTCGGCGGGCAGCCGTTGCGTGCGCGGTTGCGCTACACCCGGACGTGGCTCCGCGACCGGGCGGGCTGGAAGATCATCGCGGCGCACGCCACCTTCGCCACCGACACACCCCCGGGCACCGGCGACGGCCCGCACCGCGGCTGA